The proteins below are encoded in one region of Winogradskyella helgolandensis:
- a CDS encoding acetyl-CoA carboxylase biotin carboxyl carrier protein subunit: MYKIKVNTSYIFNVSNEDSQQLDTVETAHNQYHILQNHTPITAEIISADFNNKLYTIKVNNSTYEVDIYDALDLQIEELGFEIGASKQVNNIKAPMPGLILEINVKVGQEVQDNDALMILEAMKMENVLKSPRHGVIKSIQVKQGQTVDKNSLLIEFE; encoded by the coding sequence ATGTACAAAATCAAAGTTAATACTTCCTATATTTTTAATGTCTCAAATGAAGATAGTCAACAACTAGACACTGTAGAAACAGCCCATAATCAATACCATATTCTTCAAAATCATACGCCTATAACAGCTGAAATCATATCTGCTGATTTCAATAATAAACTATATACTATTAAAGTAAACAATAGCACTTATGAAGTGGATATATATGATGCTTTAGATCTGCAAATTGAAGAATTAGGTTTTGAAATTGGAGCGTCAAAACAAGTCAATAACATAAAAGCACCAATGCCTGGTTTAATTCTGGAAATCAACGTAAAAGTAGGCCAAGAGGTACAAGATAATGATGCTTTAATGATTTTAGAAGCCATGAAAATGGAAAATGTTCTTAAGTCACCACGTCATGGTGTGATAAAGTCCATTCAGGTAAAACAAGGACAAACCGTGGATAAGAATTCACTTTTAATTGAGTTTGAATAA
- a CDS encoding M42 family metallopeptidase: MASKSILNKKSIDFLEKYLNNASPTGYEWEGQKIWMDYLKPYVDEFITDTYGSAVGVINPKAKYKVVIEGHADEISWYVNYISDNGLIYVIRNGGSDHQIAPSKIVNIHTKNGIVKGVFGWPAIHTRSKAKEQAPKPDNITIDIGAKDKEEVEKMGVHVGCVITYPDEFHILNKDKFVCRALDNRMGGFMIAEVARLLKENKKTLPFGLYITNSVQEEIGLRGAEMITQTIKPNVAIVTDVTHDTTTPMIEQKTQGYAEIGKGPVIAYAPAVQQKLRDLITDTAEANKIPFQRAALSRATGTDTDAFAYSNGGVASALISLPLRYMHTTVEMVHRDDVENVIKLIYETLLKIEDGETFSYFK, encoded by the coding sequence ATGGCTTCAAAAAGCATTCTCAATAAAAAATCAATCGATTTCCTCGAAAAATATTTAAATAATGCCTCTCCTACGGGTTATGAATGGGAAGGACAGAAAATCTGGATGGATTACCTTAAACCATATGTAGATGAATTTATCACGGATACCTATGGTTCTGCGGTTGGAGTTATCAATCCGAAGGCAAAATACAAAGTTGTTATTGAAGGACACGCTGATGAAATCTCTTGGTATGTCAATTATATATCGGATAACGGATTAATCTACGTGATTAGAAACGGAGGAAGTGATCATCAAATTGCTCCGAGTAAAATTGTAAATATCCACACCAAAAATGGTATCGTTAAAGGTGTTTTTGGTTGGCCAGCAATTCATACCAGAAGTAAAGCTAAAGAACAAGCTCCAAAACCAGATAATATTACCATTGATATCGGAGCAAAAGACAAAGAAGAAGTTGAAAAAATGGGTGTTCATGTGGGGTGTGTAATTACGTATCCAGATGAATTTCATATTCTAAACAAAGACAAATTTGTTTGCAGAGCTTTAGATAATAGAATGGGTGGTTTTATGATTGCTGAAGTTGCGCGTTTATTGAAAGAAAATAAAAAGACATTACCATTCGGACTTTATATTACCAATTCTGTACAAGAAGAAATAGGTTTACGTGGTGCTGAAATGATTACACAAACTATTAAGCCTAATGTTGCCATTGTTACAGATGTAACGCACGATACAACGACTCCAATGATTGAGCAAAAAACACAAGGTTATGCTGAAATCGGAAAAGGTCCAGTTATCGCTTACGCTCCAGCTGTTCAACAAAAATTAAGAGATTTAATTACAGATACTGCTGAAGCCAATAAAATACCTTTTCAACGTGCTGCACTTTCTAGAGCAACAGGAACTGATACTGATGCTTTTGCTTATAGCAATGGTGGTGTCGCTTCTGCACTGATATCATTGCCTTTACGTTACATGCACACCACAGTAGAAATGGTACATAGAGACGATGTAGAAAATGTGATTAAGTTAATTTATGAAACATTATTGAAAATAGAAGACGGAGAAACGTTTAGTTATTTTAAATAA
- a CDS encoding PrsW family intramembrane metalloprotease encodes MNLLVLAIAPICAVLLYIYVQDKHEKEPRGLLIKSFLFGAIISVFIVFVLYFFTGRLIPITDQFSVGQQFIQAFIVVALSEEFSKYVIVKYYAQPKKAFNEPYDGIIYAVMVSMGFACTENIMYVIDGGYQTAILRAFTAVPAHATFGILMGYFMGKAKFSNNRVLLNIAGLLLAVLFHGAYDFFLFINFIPGISIGAFVSLIIGIVLSRKAIKRHQENSYFKSL; translated from the coding sequence ATGAATCTACTCGTATTAGCCATCGCTCCTATCTGTGCCGTTCTTCTATATATTTACGTTCAAGATAAACACGAAAAAGAACCAAGAGGCCTTTTGATTAAAAGCTTTCTTTTTGGAGCTATCATTAGTGTTTTTATTGTTTTTGTATTATACTTTTTCACAGGACGACTTATACCCATTACGGATCAATTTAGTGTTGGTCAACAGTTTATACAAGCCTTTATAGTGGTTGCCTTATCTGAAGAATTCAGTAAATATGTAATTGTAAAATATTATGCACAACCCAAAAAAGCGTTTAACGAACCTTATGACGGTATCATCTATGCTGTTATGGTTTCTATGGGATTTGCGTGTACTGAAAACATAATGTATGTGATTGATGGTGGATATCAAACGGCGATACTTAGAGCATTTACAGCCGTTCCTGCTCATGCGACCTTCGGAATACTTATGGGTTATTTCATGGGCAAAGCTAAATTCTCAAATAACAGAGTTCTACTTAACATAGCAGGATTATTATTAGCCGTTTTGTTTCACGGAGCCTATGACTTCTTCTTGTTTATTAATTTTATTCCTGGAATTTCCATTGGTGCTTTTGTGTCTTTAATTATTGGAATCGTATTATCACGAAAAGCAATAAAACGACATCAGGAAAATTCATACTTTAAATCTTTATAA
- a CDS encoding DinB family protein has protein sequence MLTDALIKLFKRDLNQVIEEIRLYKHESNLWKIEGAVTNSAGSLCTHLIGNLNHFIGAIIGNSGYVRRRDLELSLRDVPKQELIQQLEDTLRIVESTIKSLTLKDLESEYKLHVFGAPMTTEYFLVHLSSHLAYHLGQINYHRRLLDK, from the coding sequence ATGCTAACAGACGCATTAATAAAGTTATTCAAAAGAGATCTTAATCAAGTGATTGAAGAAATTAGACTGTATAAGCATGAATCTAATCTTTGGAAGATAGAAGGAGCAGTAACCAATTCTGCAGGAAGTTTATGTACTCATCTTATTGGAAACCTGAATCATTTTATAGGAGCAATTATTGGTAATTCAGGCTATGTAAGACGGCGTGATTTAGAACTTTCATTAAGAGATGTTCCAAAACAGGAATTAATTCAACAGCTGGAAGATACTTTACGTATTGTAGAAAGTACTATAAAAAGTTTAACTCTTAAGGATTTAGAAAGTGAATATAAGCTTCATGTTTTTGGAGCACCTATGACTACTGAATATTTCTTAGTTCATTTAAGCTCGCACTTAGCCTATCATTTGGGACAAATAAATTATCACAGACGATTGCTAGATAAATAG
- a CDS encoding NUDIX hydrolase → MDELLDIVTKQGQPTGKTALKSEAHAKGLYHNTIHLWLYTTKGEILLQQRSHKKVIYPLLWDVSVAGHIDAGETFIEAALRETEEEIGLKLEPQHLDKIGTFLHETRYADGKIQDNEFHQVYSAELTVPLNTLVKQESEVEALKLVTLDDFESLLKNSKTNMHFVASNYDYYLKVHKAIKNKLLKLK, encoded by the coding sequence ATGGACGAACTACTAGATATTGTTACAAAACAAGGTCAACCTACAGGGAAAACCGCTTTAAAATCAGAAGCACATGCTAAAGGGTTGTACCATAACACTATTCATTTATGGTTGTACACCACTAAAGGTGAAATTCTTTTACAACAACGCTCTCACAAAAAAGTTATTTACCCTTTACTTTGGGATGTTTCTGTAGCTGGACACATTGATGCTGGTGAAACTTTTATTGAAGCGGCTTTACGAGAAACTGAAGAGGAAATTGGTTTAAAGCTGGAACCACAACATCTTGATAAAATCGGGACATTTCTTCATGAAACGCGTTATGCCGATGGTAAAATTCAAGATAATGAATTTCATCAAGTTTATAGCGCTGAATTGACAGTGCCATTAAACACCTTAGTCAAACAAGAATCAGAAGTTGAAGCACTAAAATTAGTAACACTTGATGACTTTGAATCTCTATTAAAAAACAGTAAAACTAATATGCATTTTGTTGCGAGTAATTATGACTATTACCTTAAAGTACATAAGGCCATAAAGAACAAATTACTTAAGCTGAAATAA
- a CDS encoding flippase, protein MTSVFSKKDFIATKWFTLEKLIQLITGVLIVPQIFSLLGTVDIGKLKFVESVLGMLTPLFFLGLSSICIREIVFHPKRSQQILATAFYLRLISWIIIIMGVLIYFNVSESSPLKGLYYIITISYLFKLTDVFEYYLLAKKQTKIIFLSKITSLIIIVSLQYYGVKHQLDVYYFAKLIILDFFIQGLIYTLILKYKKQFSFQQWTFSWPLGKSLLKMSFPLIISNSLIMFYITIDELFLKYFLGDHANGIFATVQFLVIALSWNIGFSIINALYPSLAESFQNNRPLYIKKIRRLLKIMCTLAIIIGVLYTLFGTIILSTYFTESFAEAKTPLLIFCWAPLFVFIGMIYEKHLINTNDLQKNVYRFIIGCVSNVILCYLLIPIWHVTGAAIAVLTSHFITNIVYVFLDTKSRKQLLLLF, encoded by the coding sequence ATGACATCGGTTTTTAGTAAAAAAGATTTTATTGCGACCAAATGGTTTACTTTAGAAAAACTTATACAACTTATTACAGGTGTTTTAATTGTTCCTCAAATTTTTAGCCTGTTAGGTACTGTGGATATAGGAAAACTCAAATTTGTGGAATCCGTTTTGGGGATGTTGACTCCATTGTTTTTTTTAGGTCTATCTAGTATTTGTATCAGAGAAATTGTATTTCATCCCAAACGAAGTCAGCAAATATTAGCGACTGCGTTTTACCTTCGCCTTATAAGTTGGATTATTATTATAATGGGAGTACTTATCTATTTTAACGTCTCCGAAAGTAGTCCTTTAAAAGGATTGTATTATATCATAACCATTAGTTATCTTTTTAAGCTTACTGATGTTTTTGAATATTATTTACTAGCAAAAAAACAGACAAAAATTATATTCCTGAGTAAAATAACGAGCTTAATTATTATTGTGTCGTTGCAATATTATGGTGTTAAACATCAGCTAGATGTCTATTATTTTGCCAAACTTATAATCCTCGATTTTTTTATTCAAGGTTTAATTTACACGCTCATTTTAAAGTATAAAAAGCAGTTTTCTTTTCAACAATGGACCTTTTCTTGGCCTTTAGGAAAATCATTGCTAAAGATGTCTTTTCCTTTGATAATTTCGAACAGTTTAATTATGTTTTATATCACAATTGACGAGCTGTTTTTAAAATATTTTCTAGGAGATCATGCCAATGGCATCTTTGCTACCGTTCAATTTTTAGTGATCGCTTTGAGTTGGAACATCGGATTTTCTATCATCAATGCACTATACCCCTCTCTTGCAGAATCCTTTCAAAATAACAGGCCACTTTATATCAAAAAAATAAGAAGGCTACTAAAAATTATGTGCACTTTGGCCATAATCATCGGTGTCCTATATACACTCTTCGGGACTATTATTTTAAGCACTTATTTTACAGAGAGCTTTGCCGAAGCTAAAACTCCTTTATTAATATTCTGTTGGGCTCCCCTTTTTGTGTTTATAGGAATGATTTACGAAAAACACCTAATCAATACAAACGATCTTCAGAAAAACGTATACAGATTCATTATTGGTTGCGTTTCTAATGTGATTTTATGTTACTTACTAATTCCTATTTGGCATGTTACAGGTGCTGCTATTGCTGTTTTAACAAGTCACTTTATAACTAACATAGTGTATGTTTTTTTAGACACAAAAAGCAGAAAGCAACTTTTATTGCTTTTTTAA
- a CDS encoding helix-turn-helix transcriptional regulator gives MTPEFLRRYYILRIISNPKVYGIEKNGFIPLEDLQRSLDQLRADNMDDPLYDKLNLHSQKTIKRDLDKIKSYSQVIILHKRNYGYYIEGYDISDALKEIYEKTELYLLHHHAHAWKTYVTTARSSLSSQVDLVPLIHAIEQHLLIEITYHGWYDDSFKTISGFFQALHIKEINKAWYLMAYNERYGIYAFCLDNRIKSLSISKQKVKEPVVFSSEDYFKNVIGILKSDINAEWIHIQVANHHFKYLENNPLHHSQQIVTRPKELDTHNLDYKNSNIWGEIKVYVEPNYEFLMEILKYNLWVKVVSPLHVKAYVKHHLELMLNYYK, from the coding sequence ATGACTCCAGAGTTTCTTCGTCGCTATTATATATTACGCATTATTTCAAACCCTAAAGTTTATGGTATTGAAAAAAATGGGTTTATCCCTTTGGAAGATTTACAAAGGTCTTTAGATCAGTTGCGTGCCGATAATATGGACGATCCGCTTTACGATAAACTGAATCTACACAGTCAAAAAACCATTAAGCGTGATCTGGATAAAATTAAATCCTATTCCCAAGTTATTATTTTACACAAGCGGAATTACGGCTATTATATAGAAGGTTATGACATTAGCGATGCCTTAAAAGAAATTTACGAGAAAACAGAACTTTATCTCTTACATCATCATGCTCATGCATGGAAAACGTATGTAACCACAGCACGTAGTTCGTTGAGTTCGCAAGTGGATCTGGTACCTCTAATTCATGCTATAGAGCAACATTTGTTAATTGAAATAACCTATCATGGTTGGTATGATGATAGTTTTAAAACCATAAGTGGCTTTTTTCAGGCGCTGCACATTAAGGAAATTAATAAAGCTTGGTATTTAATGGCGTATAATGAGCGCTATGGCATTTATGCCTTTTGTTTAGATAATAGAATAAAGAGTTTATCTATAAGCAAGCAAAAAGTTAAAGAACCCGTAGTTTTTAGCTCTGAAGACTATTTTAAAAATGTTATTGGCATTTTAAAATCAGACATCAATGCGGAATGGATTCATATACAAGTAGCCAATCACCATTTTAAGTATTTAGAAAATAATCCATTACATCACTCTCAACAAATTGTAACACGTCCTAAAGAACTAGACACGCACAATTTAGACTACAAAAACTCTAATATTTGGGGAGAAATAAAAGTGTATGTGGAACCTAATTACGAGTTTTTAATGGAAATCTTAAAGTACAACCTTTGGGTTAAGGTGGTGAGTCCATTACATGTAAAAGCTTATGTAAAGCATCATTTGGAGTTGATGCTAAACTATTATAAATAA
- a CDS encoding multidrug effflux MFS transporter: MQNQKRSQLEFVVLMAALMSIVALSIDAVLPALPKIGDYLNSVNETENQKLITTIFLGLGFGQLIFGPLSDSFGRKPMVYFGFGVFIIASIICITTRSFEMMLFGRVLQGIGLSSPRTMSTAIVRDSYSGDHMAKILSVVTMTFILVPVIAPMLGQFLLNHFGWHSIFTVNLAFGSLIIFWFWKRQPETLHEKYKKTFRLANFKSGAITFFRIKSAVIYTLLSGLVTGSFMVYLSTSQQIFQVQYQLGDLFPYIFASLAVTIGLSTFLNSAIVIRFGMWNLVHIALIVFVVNSLIFVITFWSGINPPIEVLMVFLMLQFASVAFLFGNYRALAMEPMGHIAGVGAALNGFISTVMAVPIANFIGSFIKTSVLPLFIGFFVTGIIGLILFYSVKKPIRVKA; this comes from the coding sequence ATGCAAAATCAAAAACGATCTCAACTAGAATTTGTAGTATTAATGGCAGCGTTAATGTCTATAGTAGCATTATCGATTGATGCCGTTCTGCCTGCTTTACCTAAAATTGGAGATTACTTAAATAGTGTCAACGAAACCGAAAATCAAAAATTAATTACAACGATATTTTTAGGTTTAGGTTTTGGGCAGCTCATTTTTGGCCCCTTATCCGATAGTTTTGGACGTAAGCCTATGGTGTATTTTGGTTTTGGTGTCTTTATTATAGCTTCCATTATTTGTATCACAACACGGAGTTTTGAAATGATGCTTTTTGGTCGGGTTTTACAAGGTATTGGTTTGTCATCTCCAAGAACAATGAGTACTGCTATTGTTAGAGATTCTTACAGTGGAGATCATATGGCAAAAATTTTATCCGTTGTCACCATGACCTTTATTTTAGTGCCTGTAATTGCTCCAATGTTAGGTCAGTTTTTGTTAAATCACTTTGGATGGCACTCCATTTTTACGGTAAACTTAGCTTTTGGATCGTTAATAATATTTTGGTTTTGGAAACGACAACCAGAAACATTACATGAGAAATACAAAAAAACGTTTCGGCTCGCAAATTTTAAATCTGGCGCTATTACTTTTTTCAGAATAAAATCTGCTGTTATTTACACGTTACTTTCAGGACTTGTTACAGGCTCTTTTATGGTGTATTTAAGTACATCACAACAAATCTTTCAAGTGCAGTATCAATTAGGAGATTTATTTCCTTACATTTTTGCCAGTTTAGCTGTCACTATTGGACTATCAACATTCTTAAATAGTGCGATTGTTATACGATTTGGCATGTGGAATTTAGTCCATATAGCCTTAATTGTATTTGTCGTTAATTCTCTGATTTTTGTTATTACGTTTTGGTCAGGCATCAATCCACCAATAGAAGTTTTGATGGTGTTTTTAATGTTACAATTTGCGAGTGTAGCCTTCTTATTTGGAAACTATAGAGCCTTAGCTATGGAACCCATGGGACATATTGCTGGTGTTGGAGCCGCATTAAACGGATTTATTTCTACCGTTATGGCTGTCCCTATAGCTAACTTTATTGGTAGTTTTATTAAAACTTCAGTATTGCCACTTTTTATAGGCTTTTTTGTAACAGGAATTATTGGTTTGATTTTATTCTATAGTGTGAAGAAACCAATAAGAGTGAAAGCTTAA
- the accC gene encoding acetyl-CoA carboxylase biotin carboxylase subunit, translated as MKKLLVANRGEIAIRVMRTAKKMGIKTVAVFSEADRNSPHVKHADQAVCIGPAPSNESYLRGDKIIEVSKELNVDAIHPGYGFLSENADFAELCEANNILFIGPRSKAIRVMGSKLAAKETVKAYDIPMVPGTDEAITDIPEAKKIAKGIGFPILIKASAGGGGKGMRIVENEAEFESQMDRAISEAKNAFGDGSVFIEKYVASPRHIEIQIMADMHGHVIHLFERECSIQRRHQKVVEEAPSVALTPELREKMGQAAINVARSCDYIGAGTVEFLLDENLNFYFLEMNTRLQVEHPVSEWIAGVDLVELQIKVARGEKLDLKQEDLKINGHALELRVYAEDPMNDFLPSVGNLEVYTLPEGENIRVDNGFEQGMDIPIYYDPMLSKLITYGKTREEAIELMIKAIDNYHIKGVETTLPFGRFVFEHEAFRSGNFDTHFVKKHFSQSLLEDQEMLEAEIAAKIALKHFLMEQKLLKVPN; from the coding sequence ATGAAAAAACTACTAGTAGCAAACCGAGGAGAAATTGCCATAAGAGTCATGCGAACCGCAAAGAAAATGGGTATTAAAACCGTTGCAGTATTTTCTGAAGCAGACCGAAATTCACCACATGTTAAACATGCAGACCAAGCAGTTTGTATTGGTCCAGCACCTTCAAATGAATCTTATTTACGAGGTGATAAAATTATTGAAGTTTCAAAAGAGCTCAATGTTGATGCCATTCATCCTGGCTATGGTTTCTTAAGTGAGAATGCTGATTTTGCCGAATTATGTGAAGCGAATAATATCCTATTCATTGGACCACGTTCAAAAGCTATTCGAGTAATGGGAAGCAAATTAGCGGCGAAAGAAACCGTAAAAGCTTATGATATTCCAATGGTTCCGGGTACAGACGAGGCCATTACAGACATTCCTGAAGCTAAAAAGATAGCGAAAGGTATTGGTTTTCCTATTCTGATAAAAGCTTCTGCTGGAGGAGGTGGAAAAGGCATGCGTATTGTTGAAAACGAAGCTGAATTTGAATCGCAAATGGACAGAGCAATCAGTGAAGCTAAAAATGCTTTTGGTGATGGTTCCGTATTTATTGAAAAATATGTGGCTTCACCAAGACATATCGAAATTCAAATTATGGCTGATATGCATGGCCATGTTATTCATTTGTTTGAACGCGAGTGCTCCATTCAACGTCGCCATCAAAAAGTAGTTGAAGAAGCACCTTCTGTTGCCTTAACTCCAGAATTAAGAGAGAAAATGGGACAAGCTGCTATTAATGTCGCACGGTCGTGTGATTATATCGGAGCTGGAACCGTTGAATTCCTTTTAGACGAAAACCTTAATTTCTATTTCCTTGAAATGAATACCAGACTTCAAGTTGAACATCCTGTTTCCGAATGGATTGCTGGAGTCGATTTAGTTGAACTTCAAATAAAGGTGGCGAGAGGTGAAAAATTAGATCTAAAGCAAGAGGATTTAAAAATCAATGGTCATGCATTAGAACTTCGTGTTTATGCTGAAGATCCTATGAATGATTTCCTACCAAGTGTTGGAAATCTTGAAGTATACACACTACCCGAAGGAGAAAACATAAGGGTTGATAATGGTTTTGAACAAGGCATGGACATCCCAATTTATTACGACCCAATGCTTTCGAAATTAATTACTTATGGTAAAACACGTGAAGAAGCGATTGAACTCATGATAAAAGCTATAGACAATTATCATATAAAAGGAGTTGAAACTACCTTACCATTTGGACGCTTTGTTTTTGAGCATGAAGCCTTTAGAAGCGGAAATTTTGATACCCATTTTGTAAAAAAACATTTTTCTCAAAGTCTTTTAGAAGATCAGGAAATGTTAGAAGCTGAAATTGCTGCAAAAATTGCTTTGAAACATTTTTTAATGGAGCAGAAACTATTAAAAGTACCAAATTAG
- a CDS encoding acyl-CoA carboxylase subunit beta, protein MEDKIKILNDKLALAKLGGGQPRIYKQHENKKLTARERVMYLLDEGSFEEIGALVTHRTKDFGMADLQFYGDGVVTGYGTVNGKLIYVFAQDFTVFGGSLSETHAEKICKIMDMAVNVGAPLIGLNDSGGARIQEGVRSLGGYADIFYRNVQSSGVIPQISAIMGPCAGGAVYSPAMTDFTLMVQDTSYMFVTGPNVVKTVTNEEVTSEELGGASVHSSKSGVAHKTASNDVECLEDIKQLLSYLPQSNKEKADDIPFELKDEVRDVLSSIVPENPNKPYDMHDVIKGIIDEDSFYEIHKDYAENIIVGFARLGGKSIGIVANQPMFLAGVLDVNSSKKAARFVRFCDCFNIPLLVLEDVPGFLPGTDQEWNGIIVNGAKLLYAFSEATVPRITVITRKAYGGAYDVMNSKHIGADMNFAWPNAEIAVMGAKGAAEIIFKREISQADDKNAKLKEKEAEYARLFANPYSAAERGFVDDVILPENTRRKLIKAFSMLENKDVVKPNRKHGNIPL, encoded by the coding sequence ATGGAAGACAAGATCAAAATTCTTAACGATAAATTAGCTTTAGCCAAATTAGGAGGAGGACAACCTAGAATATACAAACAACACGAAAATAAAAAACTAACCGCAAGAGAACGCGTTATGTACCTACTCGACGAAGGTTCTTTTGAAGAAATTGGTGCCTTAGTGACTCATAGAACTAAAGATTTTGGTATGGCTGATCTGCAATTTTATGGTGATGGTGTTGTGACAGGTTATGGCACCGTAAATGGCAAATTGATATATGTATTTGCTCAAGATTTTACGGTTTTCGGTGGTTCATTATCCGAAACCCATGCGGAAAAAATATGTAAAATAATGGACATGGCCGTTAATGTAGGCGCACCACTTATTGGTCTTAACGATTCTGGTGGAGCGCGAATCCAAGAAGGCGTGCGTTCATTGGGTGGTTATGCTGATATTTTTTATAGAAACGTCCAATCTTCTGGAGTAATTCCGCAGATTTCTGCTATTATGGGACCTTGTGCTGGTGGAGCCGTTTATTCGCCTGCTATGACGGACTTTACGCTTATGGTTCAAGATACAAGTTATATGTTTGTTACTGGTCCAAATGTTGTAAAAACGGTTACTAATGAAGAAGTAACAAGTGAGGAATTAGGTGGAGCCAGTGTGCATTCATCTAAATCTGGTGTGGCTCATAAAACGGCGTCTAATGATGTGGAATGTTTAGAGGACATTAAACAACTATTGAGCTATTTACCACAGAGCAATAAGGAAAAAGCAGACGATATTCCTTTTGAACTTAAAGACGAAGTTAGAGATGTGTTATCTTCAATTGTTCCAGAGAATCCAAATAAACCTTATGACATGCATGATGTTATAAAAGGTATTATTGATGAAGACTCCTTTTATGAAATCCATAAAGATTATGCCGAAAATATCATCGTCGGTTTTGCGCGTTTAGGTGGAAAAAGTATTGGTATTGTTGCTAATCAACCAATGTTTTTAGCTGGAGTTTTAGACGTTAATAGTTCTAAGAAAGCAGCGCGTTTTGTACGTTTCTGTGATTGCTTTAATATACCTTTATTAGTATTAGAAGATGTACCAGGATTCTTACCAGGAACTGACCAAGAATGGAATGGTATTATCGTTAATGGTGCCAAATTACTATATGCGTTTAGCGAAGCAACAGTGCCTAGAATTACAGTAATCACAAGAAAAGCCTATGGAGGAGCTTATGATGTAATGAATTCTAAACATATTGGAGCTGACATGAACTTCGCTTGGCCAAATGCCGAAATTGCCGTTATGGGAGCAAAAGGAGCAGCTGAAATTATCTTTAAACGTGAAATTTCTCAAGCAGACGATAAAAATGCTAAATTGAAAGAAAAAGAAGCGGAATATGCTAGATTGTTTGCCAACCCTTATAGTGCTGCCGAACGTGGTTTTGTAGATGATGTTATTCTACCTGAAAACACTCGACGCAAATTAATTAAAGCGTTTAGCATGCTTGAAAATAAGGATGTTGTGAAACCTAATCGCAAGCATGGGAATATTCCTTTGTAA